In a genomic window of Methanosarcina horonobensis HB-1 = JCM 15518:
- a CDS encoding DUF3344 domain-containing protein, producing the protein MTLSSGVCLADNYVGGIPLTSVQSGTVDGGVYVDSYYGTADQGINDAKTIDQTFTLPDNAKVEWAMLLTTVYCGHMQNNYSGTANVSFNGMTLGNETLNVPFHFIVDGGNDGEAYVQVNDHVNRVTSDYMMYYNVTSLIEAGENTAVVSTAPLDSSFDGRIKLITLVVAYNDGSGNKIWYQINRGHDADTYYVEDYQGETYVGSTDFEADLPEDSSLVDAELTVVHMASTDGAYTFNGNNLASGTSQGTYCGSDAWDVKDYLESTGKNTLTYDRNAAFYKCALGILTTEYTTSSSGDPGDNTSNETSGNSGEMSSTDLSVQTVKISHNGFARAWDNLNNTVSVTVINNGPEKADSFDIELYSDGILIESKQVPGLANGATETVDFLWKPEEIKDYILRAVISPGSTMSDTDAKNNALSKTQEVLHNGYVGDNPLETYAHGMVKGNVIYDYGNSSYSSKVFSGDTYGVSHSLELPEGATVKFARLYNFWTWSATDTTGVIPSMSLQFEGSPLTPEAEYEDQKGWGSQYDYPTGTWAYDVTGLVTGSGTYTTVVTNTHSDNGNFVCFDGIALLVVYEDSSGEEIEYWINEGCDMVSTMSTSGGLTPEEATVEIPFEGSIDLSSVDEARLWTTVQSGGHVGISLEFNEMNTSGIYDSTPYSDLDIDEARSVETYLLAENNRARIIPPLVTDNNGDYLAPSNAILVISYKDGATVTPALSLSASTLNVTVGEEIDVTYTVTSDDSPVEGTLVNLSGCATGSGTTDVNGTVVLEVNASSKGAITAEASKDGYTRAKLTQQAVESSSSGSGSPATVSLEVNLIPAVSLTVSPNSLYFGTVSLGTPSESLPLTLQNNGDTSMKVTAEVDDQEAGPFETGLLLDNSIWSSYSKVIAAESSVTSEAQLALPANYPSTGQFRGSLLFWAEAA; encoded by the coding sequence TTGACTCTGAGCAGCGGAGTCTGCCTTGCTGATAATTACGTAGGCGGAATTCCTCTCACCTCTGTCCAGAGTGGAACAGTAGACGGTGGTGTCTATGTTGATAGCTATTACGGAACAGCGGATCAGGGAATTAATGATGCAAAAACAATAGATCAGACATTTACCCTTCCAGATAATGCCAAAGTCGAATGGGCAATGCTGCTCACTACCGTATATTGTGGTCACATGCAAAATAATTACTCGGGAACCGCAAACGTTAGCTTCAACGGTATGACCCTTGGAAACGAAACTCTGAATGTTCCTTTTCATTTCATTGTCGACGGGGGCAATGACGGGGAAGCATACGTCCAAGTAAATGACCATGTAAACAGGGTAACCAGTGACTATATGATGTATTATAATGTCACGAGCCTTATCGAAGCTGGGGAAAATACAGCTGTAGTAAGCACGGCACCTCTCGATAGTTCCTTTGACGGACGGATAAAACTGATAACCCTTGTTGTGGCTTATAATGATGGCAGTGGGAACAAGATCTGGTACCAGATCAACCGCGGACATGACGCGGACACTTATTATGTTGAAGATTATCAGGGTGAAACTTATGTGGGAAGCACAGATTTTGAGGCAGATTTGCCGGAAGATTCTTCCCTGGTTGATGCAGAACTCACAGTTGTGCACATGGCAAGCACGGATGGAGCATACACTTTTAATGGTAATAATCTCGCCTCAGGCACGTCGCAGGGAACTTACTGTGGGTCCGATGCATGGGATGTTAAAGATTATTTAGAATCTACCGGCAAAAATACCTTGACATATGACCGGAATGCTGCATTCTATAAATGTGCCCTTGGCATTCTGACAACCGAATACACGACATCATCTTCTGGTGACCCCGGTGATAATACCTCTAATGAAACCTCTGGTAACAGCGGAGAAATGTCTTCAACTGATCTGAGTGTACAGACGGTAAAAATCTCGCACAATGGTTTTGCCAGAGCCTGGGACAACCTGAACAATACAGTAAGCGTTACTGTAATAAACAACGGGCCAGAGAAAGCAGACAGTTTTGACATCGAACTTTATTCAGATGGCATCCTTATTGAAAGTAAGCAGGTTCCCGGACTTGCAAATGGTGCTACCGAAACGGTTGATTTTTTATGGAAGCCGGAAGAAATAAAGGATTATATCCTCAGGGCAGTTATCAGCCCAGGTTCTACCATGAGCGATACGGACGCAAAAAATAATGCACTGAGTAAGACACAGGAGGTGCTGCATAACGGATACGTTGGTGATAATCCTCTTGAAACCTATGCCCATGGTATGGTTAAAGGAAACGTTATTTATGATTATGGAAACAGCAGCTACAGTAGTAAGGTATTTTCCGGAGATACATACGGCGTAAGCCACTCCCTGGAGCTTCCTGAAGGAGCAACTGTGAAGTTTGCCCGGCTCTACAACTTCTGGACATGGAGTGCAACAGATACTACTGGAGTTATTCCTTCCATGAGTCTGCAGTTTGAAGGTAGCCCTCTAACTCCTGAAGCCGAGTACGAAGATCAGAAAGGCTGGGGCTCACAATATGACTACCCGACAGGGACTTGGGCTTATGACGTAACAGGGCTAGTGACCGGAAGCGGAACTTATACTACAGTGGTCACAAACACTCATAGTGATAACGGAAACTTTGTCTGTTTTGACGGGATTGCCCTGCTTGTAGTATATGAAGACTCCTCTGGGGAGGAAATCGAATACTGGATCAACGAAGGCTGCGACATGGTAAGTACGATGAGTACTTCAGGTGGTCTTACTCCAGAGGAAGCTACCGTAGAAATTCCGTTTGAAGGGTCCATAGATCTCAGCAGTGTAGACGAGGCCCGCCTCTGGACTACAGTCCAGTCCGGGGGGCATGTTGGTATATCTCTAGAATTCAATGAAATGAACACTTCAGGAATTTATGACTCGACACCCTATTCTGATCTGGACATCGATGAAGCACGGTCTGTCGAAACCTATCTTCTGGCCGAAAACAACAGGGCAAGGATAATACCTCCCTTAGTTACGGACAACAATGGCGACTATCTGGCTCCTTCAAATGCAATCCTTGTTATCAGTTATAAAGATGGAGCAACCGTCACCCCTGCCCTTTCTCTCTCTGCAAGTACCCTTAATGTGACCGTGGGAGAGGAAATCGATGTTACGTATACCGTAACAAGTGACGATTCCCCTGTTGAAGGGACACTTGTTAACTTGAGTGGCTGTGCTACAGGTTCGGGAACAACTGATGTGAACGGAACGGTTGTACTTGAGGTAAATGCAAGCTCTAAAGGAGCTATTACTGCAGAGGCCAGCAAAGACGGCTATACCCGTGCAAAGCTTACCCAGCAGGCGGTAGAATCCTCCTCTTCTGGATCCGGTTCTCCTGCAACGGTATCGCTCGAGGTAAATCTCATTCCTGCAGTTTCCCTGACGGTCTCCCCGAATTCTCTATATTTCGGAACAGTCT
- a CDS encoding YkgJ family cysteine cluster protein: protein MEEFSSGSKQKPQKTKYQLILIDALKKEIEIARRLDPEKLAAEIEKTGFSCQYCGKCCRRAFGDNRVVLTPKEIEKIQEYTGFSKLEVAGPLIPDACQFEEYGDEEEDRDRKISSGLSKISETGEETFSELSNLFELLKEDIDSEGNIHTYGWMLRRKRNGDCIFLEKDTNRCRIYPVRPMLCSTYPFYIEGLKLYTCECEEGLGDHISAEESLKLAETLLSRYILELEDTLAMYEKYEDFERSEKGREIARNSLEKGTCIYIVHDSKGITKIID from the coding sequence ATGGAAGAATTCAGTTCGGGCAGTAAGCAAAAGCCTCAAAAAACAAAGTATCAGCTCATTCTTATTGATGCCCTTAAAAAAGAAATCGAAATAGCCCGCAGGCTTGATCCTGAAAAACTTGCAGCCGAAATAGAAAAAACAGGTTTTTCCTGTCAGTATTGCGGAAAGTGCTGCAGACGAGCTTTTGGAGACAACAGAGTAGTTTTAACCCCAAAAGAAATTGAAAAAATTCAGGAGTACACTGGATTTTCAAAACTTGAGGTTGCAGGTCCTCTTATTCCTGATGCCTGCCAGTTTGAAGAATACGGAGACGAGGAAGAAGATAGGGATAGAAAAATTTCTTCCGGACTATCAAAAATATCAGAAACAGGCGAAGAAACGTTCTCGGAACTCTCCAATCTGTTTGAGCTTCTGAAGGAAGACATAGATTCGGAAGGAAATATCCATACCTACGGCTGGATGCTCAGGCGGAAAAGAAACGGAGATTGCATTTTTCTTGAAAAAGACACAAACCGATGCAGAATATATCCTGTGCGCCCGATGCTCTGCAGCACCTACCCATTTTACATTGAGGGGCTCAAACTGTATACCTGTGAATGTGAAGAAGGACTCGGAGATCATATTTCTGCTGAAGAGAGCCTAAAGCTTGCAGAGACTCTGCTTTCCAGATACATTTTGGAACTCGAAGACACACTTGCCATGTACGAAAAATATGAGGATTTCGAGAGATCGGAAAAAGGTAGGGAGATTGCCAGAAATAGTCTGGAAAAAGGAACGTGTATCTACATAGTCCATGACAGTAAAGGAATTACAAAAATTATTGATTGA
- a CDS encoding 3-isopropylmalate dehydratase large subunit: protein MSGSDNRPMTVSEKIFSKASGTPVKAGDFVLANIDLAMTHDITGPLAVQGFYEIMRDEEEKKVWDPSKIVIIFDHQVPADSINAAQNHIMLRKFSQEQGILNYDVYEGVCHQVLPEKGHVLPGDLIVGSDSHTCAYGSLGAFSTGIGSTDMAAVFATGKLWFRVPETFRFEVEGKLPKRVYSKDLILHLIGDVGVEGARYMAAEYAGSTIRSLSIPERMTMSNMAIEMGGKAGIIEADEVTEAYLKERVPGYKLDPYWKSDEGAKYLDVRHYDVSDLEPQIACPHNVDNVKPVSEVEGTKLDQIFMGSCTNGRFEDIKIMADIMGNEPVAKGLRLLVVPASKTEYMKLLKTGYIEKLMNAGAIIEAPCCGPCMGGSFGLLGPGEVGLATSNRNFKGREGSAESFVYLSSPATAGASALTGEITDPRKV from the coding sequence ATGTCTGGTAGTGACAATCGCCCGATGACCGTTTCGGAGAAGATCTTTTCGAAGGCCTCCGGAACTCCCGTGAAAGCCGGGGATTTCGTACTGGCAAACATAGACCTGGCAATGACCCACGACATCACAGGTCCGCTGGCAGTCCAGGGCTTTTACGAAATCATGAGAGATGAAGAAGAAAAGAAAGTATGGGATCCGAGCAAAATTGTAATTATATTCGATCACCAGGTCCCTGCGGACTCAATTAATGCCGCACAAAACCATATTATGCTCAGGAAGTTTTCACAAGAGCAGGGTATTTTAAATTATGATGTTTATGAAGGAGTCTGCCACCAGGTCCTGCCGGAAAAAGGGCATGTATTGCCAGGAGACCTGATTGTGGGCTCTGACTCCCATACCTGTGCATACGGGTCTCTGGGGGCATTTTCTACCGGCATAGGATCCACTGACATGGCAGCCGTTTTTGCTACAGGCAAACTCTGGTTCAGAGTTCCGGAGACTTTCCGTTTTGAAGTAGAAGGCAAACTGCCAAAGCGCGTTTATTCCAAAGACCTTATCCTGCACCTAATAGGAGACGTAGGGGTAGAAGGTGCCAGATATATGGCAGCCGAATATGCAGGTTCGACAATCCGCTCCCTTTCTATCCCCGAGCGCATGACCATGTCCAACATGGCAATTGAGATGGGAGGAAAAGCAGGGATTATAGAAGCCGATGAGGTTACTGAAGCATACCTCAAAGAGCGCGTTCCAGGCTACAAGCTTGATCCGTACTGGAAGTCCGATGAAGGCGCAAAATACCTGGATGTCAGGCACTACGATGTCTCTGACCTTGAACCCCAGATTGCCTGCCCGCATAATGTTGATAACGTAAAGCCGGTAAGCGAGGTTGAAGGCACGAAACTTGACCAGATCTTTATGGGCTCCTGCACTAACGGCAGATTTGAAGACATCAAGATAATGGCCGATATTATGGGCAATGAACCGGTTGCAAAAGGTTTGCGCCTCCTTGTCGTGCCTGCTTCAAAAACCGAGTATATGAAATTGCTGAAAACCGGATATATTGAAAAGCTCATGAATGCCGGTGCAATCATAGAAGCACCCTGCTGCGGACCATGCATGGGCGGTTCTTTCGGCCTCCTTGGTCCGGGAGAAGTCGGGCTTGCAACCTCTAACCGCAACTTCAAGGGAAGAGAAGGAAGTGCAGAATCTTTTGTTTACCTTTCTTCCCCTGCAACTGCAGGAGCTTCCGCCCTTACAGGAGAAATCACAGACCCCAGGAAGGTTTAA
- the hisE gene encoding phosphoribosyl-ATP diphosphatase has translation MPEADLSILNRVYEIILNRKENYDENSYVCKLLNHRKGMNKILEKVGEESIETILAVRNEDHKEIVSESSDLIFHLLVLLAANNVTLDEIAAELSARHEKMKRD, from the coding sequence ATGCCGGAGGCTGACCTATCCATTTTAAACAGGGTGTATGAGATCATCCTGAACCGGAAAGAAAACTACGACGAAAATTCATATGTCTGCAAACTTTTAAACCACCGCAAAGGCATGAACAAGATTCTCGAAAAGGTTGGAGAGGAATCCATTGAAACCATCCTTGCAGTCAGAAACGAAGATCATAAAGAAATCGTTTCGGAGAGCTCGGACCTGATCTTCCATCTGCTGGTATTGCTTGCAGCAAATAATGTTACTCTTGATGAAATCGCAGCTGAGCTAAGTGCCAGGCACGAAAAAATGAAAAGAGACTGA
- a CDS encoding CBS domain-containing protein: MELTPIQKDIIIALINLQRQKDRAIKGEEIAEVIQRNPGTVRNQMQLLKALGLVEGVPGPKGGYKPTGAAYDSLRIQQLKNESVVPLYRNNVIVNGATAAEISFTTVRNPDACNGVIRVIGNIRDFVMDDKLQVGPTPVNRLIIRGEVTGRDDTNNSILFNITEMISLPKKHVKHYMKYPPLLVNMNASIQEATRLFIRNNVHGAPVEDKGKIVGIITYTDIAHAIAQGKPNVKVKDIMTKELITVDGDMQLYDVVKLFHKYNVGRLIVTINGVPKGTLSKTDVLNELAVY; encoded by the coding sequence ATGGAACTTACTCCGATTCAAAAAGACATTATCATTGCATTAATCAATCTTCAGCGGCAAAAAGATAGGGCAATTAAAGGGGAAGAAATTGCCGAAGTTATCCAGAGGAATCCTGGAACTGTCCGCAACCAGATGCAGTTATTAAAAGCTCTTGGCCTGGTTGAGGGGGTCCCCGGGCCGAAAGGAGGATATAAACCGACAGGGGCAGCGTATGATTCTTTACGCATTCAGCAGCTAAAAAATGAATCCGTAGTTCCTCTCTACAGAAACAACGTAATAGTTAACGGGGCAACAGCTGCAGAAATAAGCTTTACGACCGTCCGGAATCCCGACGCCTGCAACGGGGTAATAAGAGTAATAGGAAATATCAGGGATTTTGTAATGGATGACAAGCTTCAGGTAGGGCCGACACCGGTAAACCGCCTGATAATCCGTGGTGAGGTTACGGGAAGGGATGACACTAATAATTCAATCCTTTTTAATATCACAGAAATGATCTCCCTGCCTAAAAAGCATGTCAAGCATTATATGAAGTATCCTCCGCTCCTTGTTAACATGAACGCCAGCATCCAGGAAGCAACAAGACTTTTTATCCGGAATAATGTACATGGAGCTCCTGTGGAAGATAAAGGAAAAATTGTAGGGATAATCACCTATACCGATATCGCACATGCCATTGCCCAGGGAAAACCAAATGTAAAGGTTAAGGACATAATGACGAAAGAGCTGATAACCGTTGACGGAGACATGCAGCTCTATGATGTCGTAAAACTCTTCCATAAATATAACGTAGGAAGGCTTATTGTAACAATCAACGGAGTTCCCAAAGGAACCTTGTCAAAAACCGATGTACTGAATGAACTCGCTGTGTATTGA
- a CDS encoding NOG1 family protein: MMIFEKIHTVPTSEELTNKAFKRAARAMSGKTIDGRDSRLRANESMVLTAANIFTDNLANIVRRFPSFEQLPRFYYELTDILVGVEKLKMSLASVDWASRKIHEVARSYVGKIRDSDIPEPVRKEAFGRLASIINSINKDLLFLNEARNILRKLPDVQDEPTIVIAGYPNVGKSSFVSKITGATPEIAPYPFTTKGVTIGHFTRDGVRYQVMDTPGLLDRPMAERNDIERQAITAIHYLDAVVMFIIDPSESCGYEIEDQKRLLAEIRENFNLPLLVVANKADRPEFTKTDEVELNMSTITGEGIENVMDRLLEMIEEKRLRSSEEQSLEKQLSEEPDGESSL, encoded by the coding sequence ATGATGATTTTTGAGAAAATTCACACAGTTCCTACTTCCGAGGAGTTAACCAATAAAGCATTTAAACGGGCAGCAAGAGCTATGTCCGGGAAAACTATTGATGGGAGGGACAGCCGTCTTAGAGCCAATGAGTCCATGGTACTGACGGCTGCAAATATTTTCACGGATAACCTTGCAAATATAGTCAGGCGATTCCCGAGTTTCGAACAATTACCCAGATTCTATTATGAACTGACAGACATCCTTGTAGGCGTAGAGAAACTCAAGATGTCCCTTGCATCTGTGGACTGGGCAAGCAGAAAAATTCATGAAGTTGCAAGGAGCTATGTAGGAAAAATCCGGGACTCGGACATTCCGGAACCTGTAAGAAAAGAAGCTTTCGGCAGGCTTGCATCCATAATCAATTCCATCAATAAGGACCTCCTCTTTCTGAACGAAGCCAGAAACATTCTCAGAAAACTCCCTGATGTTCAGGACGAGCCAACGATTGTAATCGCGGGCTATCCCAATGTGGGAAAGTCGAGCTTTGTTTCAAAAATTACCGGTGCAACCCCTGAAATCGCTCCTTATCCTTTCACAACAAAAGGTGTAACTATAGGTCACTTTACACGGGATGGAGTCCGCTATCAGGTTATGGACACACCCGGTCTTCTTGACCGCCCCATGGCTGAGAGAAACGATATTGAGCGGCAGGCAATTACCGCAATCCACTATCTGGACGCAGTTGTAATGTTCATAATTGACCCGAGTGAGAGCTGCGGATATGAGATTGAAGACCAGAAACGCCTGCTTGCAGAAATCAGGGAGAACTTTAACCTTCCCCTGCTTGTGGTCGCCAATAAAGCTGACAGGCCGGAGTTCACTAAAACGGATGAGGTCGAGCTGAACATGTCCACAATTACAGGAGAAGGAATCGAAAATGTAATGGACAGGCTTCTGGAGATGATTGAAGAAAAACGCCTTAGGTCTTCAGAAGAGCAGTCTTTAGAAAAACAACTTTCAGAAGAGCCGGATGGGGAATCTTCTCTCTGA
- a CDS encoding cytochrome c biogenesis CcdA family protein has translation MKKQLMCPLPVTKGTLVFISILLLLSPASGSSFSAGGGSTGYFYGNLNTIEIFFQETIEAPTFFFSPESGYPLTGSREGKSKHLERMSPFLVLAAGILAGFNPCLLAVMAFLASVTLAQQGGGKKEMLKITLGFSTGVFTMYMFAGLSILSTVNLMPHLRMHFSVITILLTALLGLWHIYDAYWLRTHAKSTFRTPKSLKDFMSRMGEKNLLLLSFLAGGMFSLVKAPCVGAIYLSILSMLALRTDVARGIVYMGIYNLGLLLPVVCLGLLLAFGLSPTKVTEFRERRRVEIRLTTGLILITLALLMQLRIV, from the coding sequence ATGAAAAAGCAATTAATGTGTCCGCTGCCTGTAACCAAAGGAACTCTTGTTTTTATATCTATTTTGCTGTTACTGAGCCCTGCTTCCGGTTCGAGCTTTTCGGCAGGAGGCGGATCAACCGGATATTTTTACGGAAATTTGAACACAATCGAAATTTTTTTTCAGGAGACCATCGAAGCCCCTACTTTTTTCTTTTCCCCTGAATCCGGGTATCCTCTTACAGGAAGCAGGGAAGGAAAAAGTAAACACCTTGAGAGAATGAGCCCTTTCTTAGTACTGGCTGCAGGTATCCTTGCCGGTTTTAATCCTTGCCTGCTTGCAGTAATGGCTTTTCTGGCCTCTGTTACCCTGGCCCAGCAGGGAGGAGGGAAAAAAGAAATGCTCAAAATCACTCTTGGCTTCTCTACTGGAGTCTTCACCATGTATATGTTTGCAGGGTTAAGCATTTTGAGCACTGTCAATCTCATGCCTCACCTCAGGATGCATTTTTCGGTAATTACTATCCTGCTGACTGCCCTGCTCGGGCTCTGGCATATCTATGATGCCTACTGGCTGAGGACACATGCAAAATCTACCTTCAGGACCCCGAAATCCCTTAAGGACTTTATGAGCCGAATGGGTGAAAAGAATCTCCTGCTTCTGTCCTTCCTTGCAGGGGGTATGTTTTCCCTGGTCAAAGCTCCCTGCGTCGGGGCAATCTATCTTTCGATCCTGAGTATGCTGGCATTAAGAACAGATGTAGCAAGAGGAATAGTATACATGGGAATTTACAATCTTGGACTTCTTTTGCCTGTAGTTTGCCTCGGGCTTTTACTCGCCTTCGGACTAAGCCCTACAAAAGTTACTGAGTTCAGAGAAAGAAGAAGGGTGGAAATACGGCTGACAACAGGGCTGATACTTATCACACTTGCCCTGCTGATGCAGCTCAGGATAGTCTGA
- a CDS encoding pyridoxal phosphate-dependent aminotransferase, whose product MKEIKFSENVSRIDTSGIRKIFEAAGSNAINLGLGQPDFDTPEHIKAAAIKAINEGFTGYTVGPGIPELRGALSHKFQEENGFSVSPQEIIVTSGASEALTVALAALLNTGDEVLISNPGFVSYNALTEILNGKVVSVPLAEDLTMKPDSVLERITPKTKAIILNSPSNPTGAVSSRADIKALAEIADDHNITIISDEVYEYFIYEGEHVSPASYSDNVITVNATSKSYAMTGWRLGYLAARKEYIAQMLKVHQYVQACANSIAQKAAYAAVTGPKDSINVMREEFRKRRDVLVKGLNELGMECALPKGAFYAFPRVSNSAEVASKMISNGVVVVPGTAFGSAGDGYIRISYAASMKDIEKALSIMEKVL is encoded by the coding sequence TTGAAGGAAATTAAGTTTTCAGAAAACGTCTCCCGGATAGATACATCCGGAATCAGAAAGATTTTCGAAGCTGCAGGCTCAAACGCCATCAATCTCGGGCTCGGACAGCCCGATTTCGATACCCCTGAACACATAAAAGCCGCAGCAATTAAAGCCATAAATGAAGGTTTTACCGGATATACCGTAGGTCCCGGAATCCCTGAACTGAGGGGAGCCCTGAGCCATAAATTCCAGGAAGAAAACGGTTTTTCGGTCTCTCCTCAGGAAATAATTGTGACTTCAGGAGCCTCTGAAGCCCTTACTGTTGCCCTTGCAGCCCTCCTCAATACCGGAGACGAGGTTCTTATCTCAAATCCCGGATTTGTGTCCTACAACGCCCTGACTGAAATCCTGAACGGAAAAGTAGTAAGTGTACCTCTTGCGGAAGACCTTACCATGAAGCCGGACTCCGTGCTTGAGAGAATTACTCCTAAGACAAAAGCCATTATCCTTAATTCCCCGTCCAACCCTACAGGCGCTGTTTCAAGCAGGGCAGATATCAAAGCCCTTGCCGAGATTGCAGATGACCACAATATAACCATCATTTCTGACGAGGTTTACGAGTACTTTATTTACGAAGGCGAACATGTAAGCCCTGCCAGCTATTCGGATAATGTGATTACTGTAAACGCGACTTCAAAAAGCTATGCTATGACAGGCTGGAGACTCGGATACCTCGCAGCAAGAAAAGAGTACATTGCCCAGATGCTTAAAGTGCACCAGTACGTACAGGCCTGTGCAAACTCAATTGCCCAGAAAGCTGCTTACGCTGCAGTTACCGGACCAAAAGATTCTATCAATGTCATGCGTGAAGAATTCAGGAAACGCAGGGACGTGCTTGTAAAAGGGCTCAATGAACTCGGGATGGAATGCGCTCTTCCTAAAGGAGCTTTCTATGCCTTCCCGAGAGTCTCAAACTCCGCAGAGGTCGCCTCAAAAATGATCTCAAACGGTGTTGTCGTAGTCCCGGGAACAGCCTTTGGAAGCGCGGGTGACGGCTACATAAGAATTTCCTATGCGGCTTCAATGAAAGATATCGAAAAAGCCCTGAGCATCATGGAAAAAGTGCTCTAA
- the hxlB gene encoding 6-phospho-3-hexuloisomerase, whose product MKKDQVKDCKDVILSMELIAENLNEVIKVLDREAIISMLQEILEGERVFVMGAGRSGLVAKAFAMRLMHLGFTVYVVGETTTPAVRQQDVVIAISGSGETRSIADLGKIVKDIGSTLITVTSKKESTLGRISDIAMILPSKTKNDHDAGGYLEKNMRGDYKNLPPLGTAFEITSLVFLDSIIAQLITLTGASEAELKSRHTNIE is encoded by the coding sequence ATGAAAAAAGATCAGGTAAAAGACTGCAAAGATGTAATTTTATCAATGGAACTTATAGCGGAAAACCTCAATGAGGTAATTAAGGTACTTGACCGCGAAGCTATAATAAGTATGCTTCAGGAGATTCTGGAAGGGGAAAGAGTCTTTGTAATGGGGGCAGGCCGGTCCGGGCTTGTTGCCAAAGCTTTTGCAATGAGACTGATGCACCTCGGATTCACAGTATACGTTGTAGGAGAAACCACCACCCCGGCTGTCCGGCAACAGGATGTTGTGATTGCTATTTCAGGTTCTGGAGAAACCCGTTCCATAGCAGACCTGGGGAAAATTGTAAAGGATATAGGCTCAACCCTTATAACCGTCACCTCCAAAAAGGAGTCTACCCTCGGCAGAATCTCTGATATTGCAATGATCCTTCCGAGCAAGACGAAAAACGATCATGATGCAGGCGGCTACCTCGAAAAAAATATGAGAGGAGATTACAAGAATCTGCCTCCCCTGGGCACTGCTTTTGAAATTACCTCCCTTGTCTTCCTGGACTCAATAATTGCCCAGTTGATTACACTTACAGGTGCTTCAGAAGCAGAACTCAAGTCAAGGCACACAAATATCGAATAA
- a CDS encoding DUF2073 domain-containing protein, giving the protein MQGIQLDLVSEAKISQMASMEKVRYIIDEVRKGKILVLEKGLNPMEEAKLIEMTMSAIQPDVFSGIEMQSYPANADASLLGKFFKKQSSKRLTVIGPANQLKTLKKDRNLISALVSASK; this is encoded by the coding sequence ATGCAGGGAATCCAACTTGATCTTGTATCTGAAGCCAAGATATCTCAGATGGCTTCCATGGAAAAAGTCCGGTATATAATCGACGAGGTGCGAAAAGGCAAAATCCTTGTGCTTGAAAAGGGTCTTAACCCTATGGAGGAAGCGAAACTCATTGAGATGACAATGTCAGCAATTCAGCCGGACGTGTTTTCTGGAATCGAGATGCAGAGCTACCCTGCAAATGCCGACGCCTCTTTGCTGGGAAAGTTTTTCAAAAAACAGAGCAGCAAGAGACTTACGGTTATAGGGCCCGCAAACCAGCTCAAAACCCTTAAAAAGGACAGGAATCTAATTAGTGCACTTGTCTCTGCAAGTAAGTAA
- a CDS encoding Era-like GTP-binding protein — translation MNMIKRFKVSFSKIFNKLFKKKGACIGIYGPPNAGKTTLSNRILRDWVGSEETMGSVSHIAHETRHAKRRNGVTIETNGHTISLDIVDTPGLATKIDFHDFMEQGMSDVESKKRSKEATEGVIEAVKWLDDLDGVILVMDSTENPYTQVNVTVIGNMEARNLPLLIVANKVDLPDADPGVIKEAFPQHPMVPVSALEGVGMDSFYEALAKQFG, via the coding sequence ATGAATATGATAAAACGATTTAAGGTAAGCTTTTCAAAAATATTCAATAAACTCTTCAAGAAAAAAGGAGCATGTATCGGCATCTACGGCCCCCCCAATGCAGGCAAGACAACCCTCAGTAACCGTATCCTCAGGGACTGGGTCGGAAGCGAGGAAACCATGGGCTCGGTTTCACACATCGCCCACGAGACCAGGCATGCAAAAAGGAGAAACGGAGTTACTATTGAGACTAACGGGCACACTATCAGTCTTGATATTGTTGACACTCCCGGGCTTGCAACGAAGATCGACTTCCACGACTTTATGGAACAGGGAATGAGTGATGTCGAATCAAAGAAAAGATCCAAAGAAGCAACAGAGGGCGTAATTGAGGCTGTCAAATGGCTGGATGACCTTGACGGAGTCATACTGGTTATGGATTCTACAGAAAATCCCTATACTCAGGTCAATGTAACTGTTATAGGAAACATGGAAGCCAGAAACCTTCCGCTTCTCATCGTAGCAAATAAGGTAGACCTTCCTGACGCTGACCCCGGAGTTATAAAGGAAGCCTTCCCTCAACATCCCATGGTACCTGTCTCGGCGCTTGAAGGGGTGGGAATGGACTCATTCTACGAAGCTCTGGCCAAACAGTTCGGGTGA